CTTCTACAGCACGCCTAATTCAGATCTTCGATTTCAGTCCTTCAGTTCAGGAGGTACAGTTATTGATAGTGTGGCTCTTGTTGTAAAATATGCCAATCAGCCTAATAACCCGAATGCAGCAGCTTCCAGATACGATTGCTTTACGATGGAAGAAGTACTATTAAACAGAGCTGAAGCTTATCTCAAGATTGCAAGTCCTAATATTACAAAAGCAATGCAGGACATAGAGGCCATCCGTAAGGAAAGAATCACGCCTTATACTGCTTTGCCTGTTCCGTCGACTACAGAGAATGCCTTAGCAACCGTATTGAAAGAAAGACGCATGGAACTAATCGGCCAGGGTTTCAGATGGTACGATATCAAACGTCTTGGATTACGTATCGAACACCGTCTGGTCAGGACATCGGCTGCACCGGATGTCGTATTGGAACGTAATGACAAAAGAACAGCTATACAGATTCCTATCAATGCCCGTGTAGGTAATCCTTCATTAGAGAATCAATTAAATCCGAGATAATTATGAAAAATACGATAACACTGCTGGTACTGTTTGCATTGCTCACCTTTGCAGGTTGCGCTAAAGACAGTACCAAAATAGATCAGATCGACGAAACGACTGATTATTTCACAAAAAAAGAGAAAAAACCAAAATCTGCCTGGAATGAACTGGATTATCTGGCAGATTCGATCCAAAAAGCCTATGGGGTAGAAATTATTTATGAATTTTCACCACGTACCATCACAGGAAGTACATTCTTTGTGCCGGCCAGATATGATTTGGCACTGGAATACACAAAAGTGATGCTGAACAAAATATGGCTCAAAACACTTAAAGAACGTTTTCCAAAGTTCTTTAACGGAGAGACTCCGATAGAATTTATCATTGTGGGAGGTTTTGTACACTTCAATGATATTACCTCTACAGGTACAGCTGCAGGAGCCGGACTTAACGGACAGTTTTACAGATTAGGTATGGGTGGCGTCAACAATTTCAGCAAGACGAATAAAAGCTGGTTAAGATCACATATATCGACCTTATTTCACGAGCATGCACACCAGATAGATCACAAAGTAGGTCGCGGCTACATCTATGACCGTATCTCTCAGGGAGAATATTACGGACTTACTTACGGAAGCCGTAGTACAGCACAAGCTAATCTGGATGGTTTCTTCACCCCATATGGCGGATATGCTCCGGAAGAAGATTTTGCAACCACTGTAGAAAATCTTACACTGAAACCTAAGAGTGAGATTCAGACTATTGTAAGTAAAAATCCTAAGCTGGAAACCAAATATAAAATGGTATATCAGAAGTATCTGGATATGGGAATAGATCTGCATGAACTGCAACCTATATTAGACTCACTCGTATATCAAGTTAACTATTAATAAGTACGTTATGATTAAGAAATTATATATAATGGGTCTGGCGGTTATCGGGTTGCTTTCCTCTTGTGAGAAGGATACGATTACAAATTCCTACTTTGATGATAATCCGGAAAGAACAGCCAGACTGACACAAGAATTTAAACAGTCCATCCAGAATTCCAAAAACGGGTGGGTTATGATGGTCAAGTCAAGCCTGAGTAACAATGTCTATTCACCGGTTGTCCTCAAGTTTGATACGGTAACTAATAAAGTGAATATCACTACGGTATACGGATATACAGATCCTGCTGATTCATACTTCAATATTTCTGCAGGTATCGGTAGTCCGCAGATTACGTTTACGACCGGATCGGTAATGACTTCATTCTTCCGAATCGGAGCAATGGCTTCCGATATTACG
The Sphingobacterium spiritivorum genome window above contains:
- a CDS encoding putative zinc-binding metallopeptidase, with the translated sequence MKNTITLLVLFALLTFAGCAKDSTKIDQIDETTDYFTKKEKKPKSAWNELDYLADSIQKAYGVEIIYEFSPRTITGSTFFVPARYDLALEYTKVMLNKIWLKTLKERFPKFFNGETPIEFIIVGGFVHFNDITSTGTAAGAGLNGQFYRLGMGGVNNFSKTNKSWLRSHISTLFHEHAHQIDHKVGRGYIYDRISQGEYYGLTYGSRSTAQANLDGFFTPYGGYAPEEDFATTVENLTLKPKSEIQTIVSKNPKLETKYKMVYQKYLDMGIDLHELQPILDSLVYQVNY